The proteins below come from a single Panicum hallii strain FIL2 chromosome 7, PHallii_v3.1, whole genome shotgun sequence genomic window:
- the LOC112901281 gene encoding protein SMAX1-LIKE 4-like, producing the protein MRAGAYTIHQSLTAEAAAVLKLALALARRRGHAQVTPLHVAFALLTGPSAAACAQPLAAAFSSASSPPAPYGLLKRACLRSHPAPGAAAAPAQHPLQCRALELCFNVALNRLPTSGPHSPPSSAAHFASSLIQPSPTLSNALVAALKRAQANQRRGCVELQQPPPPPATAQQQQQPLLAIKVELDQLVISILDDPSVSRVMREAGFSSATVKSNLEEETTLMPPPSSSSSSPPPPLPPIPPHFFLDPTGIAAAGGKGGGRFALWSAQFLAAPGPDACSDDVRAVLEVMVRKEGRRGNPVVVGDSVSMAEAVASELLRRLERGDVPAELAGAHLLKLQLSYVHVRLMSRADVEARAAELRRSVDAVQLQRGGGLVVYVGDLRWALDEEPSEHHHATASSYSPVEHMVAELGRLLDDLRATGGRAWLVATASYQTYMRWQQRRRRPLESAWTLQAVVVPTGSGTGLALNSLHSSSASPVPPATATAQQLGMAAGEPTAFPAARDEQDEAQLLLCTECSRNYEREASLVKAEAGAEGPRGSLPAWLVPDRPPADQTPHQRKYLIELKRKWSRLCRKLHLCAADPCSAPCPWWSGSCLLPGNQSKPSVAGFLGLEGLMEHGKSRTTSQWSPSPLLRWGPSPLMAPGCQAVGTALALGSHPLSDSATSDGRAPGSGDGSAAARELERRLRRNIPWQPGAVVAEIAEAAVAGRGGSEGGKGAWLYVKGSDRAAARRAATVIAETRCGSADRVVWADPSRFSCAEELCSDVVSRASEISVKAFVVVVDDVENAPCDVVDCLIAASKSGRVKDHRSGQELDLSGSVVILTTSKLTGGGGGDDVIGLRLWSEDEASSGGALKRKSESPQGERKRARHDALDLNLNLSAEEDTDDEEDDGSDGAVPSDITHEGDSGDSSEHAHPHGLLESIAARVVTLDEEDDVAAAAIRARLAGALAGQGRARVDEAAVRALAAASGHFLEEVLERWAAEVLGPAAATVGNGGKGKAVVVLGLGPRGGAREAAGFMGSVLPSRVHVD; encoded by the exons ATGCGGGCGGGGGCATACACCATCCACCAGTCGCTCACCGCCGAGGCGGCCGCGGTGCTCAAGCTCGCGCTCGCGCTCGCGCGCCGCCGGGGGCATGCGCAGGTCACGCCGCTGCACGTCGCGTTCGCGCTGCTGACGgggccctccgccgccgcctgcgcgcagCCGCTCGCCGCGGCCTTCtcctccgcctcctcgccgccggcgccctacGGGCTGCTCAAGCGAGCCTGCCTGCGCTCGCACCCGGcgcccggggcggcggccgcgccggcgcAGCACCCGCTCCAGTGCCGCGCGCTCGAGCTATGCTTCAATGTCGCGCTCAACCGCCTGCCCACCTCCGGCCCGCACTCGCCGCCCTCCTCGGCGGCGCACTTCGCGTCCTCGCTGATTCAGCCCAGCCCCACGCTCTCCAACGCTCTCGTCGCCGCGCTCAAGCGCGCGCAGGCCAACCAGCGCCGCGGCTGCGTCgagctccagcagccgccgccgccgccagcaaccgcgcagcagcagcagcagccgctgCTCGCCATCAAGGTGGAGCTGGACCAGCTAGTCATCTCCATCCTCGACGACCCCAGCGTGAGCCGAGTCATGCGGGAGGCCGGCTTCTCCAGCGCCACCGTCAAGAGCAACCTCGAGGAGGAGACCACGCTCATGCCGCCgccctcgtcgtcgtcctcgtcccctccgccgccgctgccgcccatCCCTCCGCACTTCTTCCTGGACCCCACCGGCATTGCTGCGGCCGGCGGCAAAGGTGGCGGCCGCTTCGCGCTTTGGTCCGCGCAGTTCTTGGCCGCGCCGGGCCCCGACGCGTGCAGCGACGACGTCCGCGCAGTCCTGGAGGTGATGGTCCggaaggaggggcggcgcggcaacCCCGTGGTGGTCGGCGACTCGGTGTCCATGGCGGAGGCCGTGGCCAGCGAGCTGCTGCGGCGCCTCGAGCGCGGCGACGTCCCcgcggagctcgccggcgcgcaCCTCCTCAAGCTGCAGCTCTCGTACGTGCACGTCCGCCTCATGAGCCGCGCCGACGTGGAGGCCCGTGCCGCGGAGCTCCGGCGCAGCGTGGACGCCGTGCAGCtccagcgcggcggcgggctggtGGTCTACGTCGGTGACCTGCGGTGGGCGCTCGACGAGGAGCCGAGCGAGCACCACCACGCGACGGCCTCGTCCTACAGCCCCGTGGAGCACATGGTCGCGGAGCTCGGGCGCCTCCTCGACGACCTCCGCGCCACCGGCGGCCGTGCCTGGCTCGTGGCCACGGCCAGCTACCAGACGTACATGCGGTGGCagcagcggcgccggcggccgctggagTCCGCCTGGACGCTGCAGGCCGTGGTGGTCCCCACAGGCAGCGGCACCGGCCTGGCGCTCAACAGCCTCCActcctcgtc TGCATCGCCGGTGCCGCCGGCCACGGCGACAGCGCAGCAGCTAGGGATGGCCGCCGGGGAGCCGACGGCGTTTCCAGCGGCCAGGGACGAACAGGATGAGGCGCAGCTGCTGCTCTGCACCGAGTGCAGCAGGAACTACGAGAGGGAGGCGTCGCTCGTGAAGGCGGAGGCTGGCGCCGAGGGCCCGCGTGGCAGCCTCCCCGCCTGGCTGGTGCCGGACAGGCCACCGGCTGATCAAACACCTCATCAAAGG AAGTATCTGATCGAGCTGAAGAGGAAATGGAGCCGCCTATGCAGGAAGCTTCACCTCTGCGCTGCTGATCCGTGCTCGGCTCCATGCCCATGGTGGTCTGGCTCCTGCTTGCTACCGGGCAACCAGAGCAAGCCAAGCGTGGCGGGGTTCCTGGGCTTGGAGGGCCTGATGGAGCACGGCAAGAGCAGGACGACAAGCCAGTGGTCGCCTTCGCCGCTGCTTCGTTGGGGGCCGAGTCCGCTGATGGCGCCAGGGTGCCAGGCCGTGGGGACTGCGCTCGCTCTCGGCAGCCACCCGCTGTCAGACTCGGCGACGTCCGACGGCCGCGCCCCGGGAAGCGGCGacggctccgcggcggcgcgcgagcTGGAGCGGAGGCTGCGCAGGAACATCCCGTGGCAGCCCGGTGCCGTCGTCGCGGAGATCGCCGAGGCGGCGGTTGCCGGCAGAGGGGGGAGCGAAGGCGGGAAGGGCGCGTGGCTGTACGTGAAGGGGAgcgaccgcgccgccgctcggcgcGCGGCCACGGTGATCGCCGAGACGCGCTGCGGCTCCGCGGACCGCGTGGTCTGGGCCGACCCGAGCAGGTTCAGCTGCGCGGAGGAGCTGTGCTCCGACGTCGTCTCCAGGGCGTCCGAGATCAGCGTCAAGGCGTTCGTGGTGGTCGTGGACGACGTCGAGAACGCGCCGTGCGACGTCGTGGACTGCCTCATCGCGGCGTCGAAGAGCGGTCGCGTGAAGGATCATCGGTCCGGCCAAGAACTCGATCTCTCCGGCTCCGTCGTGATCCTGACGACATccaagctcaccggcggcggcggcggcgacgacgtgaTCGGCCTGCGCCTCTGGTCGGAGGACGAGGCGTCGTCCGGCGGCGCTCTCAAGAGGAAGTCAGAGTCCCCGCAGGGCGAACGCAAGCGGGCACGCCACGACGCCCTCGACCTCAACCTCAACCTCAGCGCCGAGGAAGACACCGACGACGAAGAAGACGACGGCAGCGACGGGGCCGTCCCCAGCGACATCACCCACGAAGGCGACTCCGGCGACTCCAGCGAGCACGCCCACCCCCACGGCCTCCTGGAGTCCATCGCTGCCCGCGTCGTGACCCTCGACGAAGAAGACGACGTCGCCGCAGCCGCCATCCGCGCGAGGCTCGCCGGGGCCCTCGCCGGCCAGGGAAGGGCGCGTGTGGACGaggcggcggtgcgggcgctCGCGGCGGCGTCCGGGCACTTCCTCGAGGAGGTGCTGGAGAGGTGGGCGGCGGAGGTgctggggccggcggcggcaacgGTCGGAAATGGCGGGAAAGGGAAGGCGGTGGTGGTGCTGGGCTTGGGGCCCCGCGGCGGGGCCCGGGAGGCAGCAGGGTTCATGGGCTCCGTCCTTCCGAGTAGGGTCCACGTGGActga